The Paenibacillus spongiae nucleotide sequence CGTGCCCTTGTCGAAGGCGATTCCGATTCTTATGAAGAAAGGGCGGTTCCGCCTGCTGGCAGGAAGAATATTAGCATCGGTGCTCGCTGGATTCTCGAAGGGAAAAGGGGTCGGGATCCGATGGGCGATCTACCGTCATGCGCTTCGTTCGCTCAGCGGTCAGTATGATGTTGCAATAAGCTATCTTGACTTCCATTGCAACTACTACGTAGCCGAGAAGGTTCGCGCCCGCAAGAAAATTCTCTACAACCATATGGACTACGGCTACAGTGAGCAGCAAGGGTGGCCTTGTCCGAGGATGGAGCGCAAGAGCTTCGCCAAGTGCGATTACATAGTCACCGTAGCGGATTCGGCGAAGCTGTCCCTGGAGAGATATTTTCCGGAATATGCTCCCAAGATGAGGGTCATTCGCAACCGGGTTTCTGTGGATGCTGTCCGGCGGCTGGCTCAAGAGAAGGCCGACGATTGCCGCTTTGTGGGCATAACATTGACGACGGTAGCGCGCTTAGGGGATGAGAAAGGGGTCATGCTTGCCCTTGAGGCATGCGCACTCTTGGTCAAGCAAGGCGCTAATATACGCTGGCAAATCATTGGAGACGGAGCGCTGCGCAGTGAGCTTACTATGCGGGCCGAGGAGCTGCAGCTGGAGGGCCGCTTCCTGCTGTTTGGCGAACAAGCGAACCCTTATCCGTATATGAACGCCTCCGACATCTATATTCAGCCCTCCAAGACGGAAGCTCATTGCATTGCGGTAGAGGAAGCGCTGGCTTTATGCAGGCCTGTAGTCGTGACCGATATCCCGTCGTTCCGACATCAGATCCAGGACGGAGAAACCGGGATCATCGTGCCGGTCAGTCCAGAAGGTATCGCAGAAGGTATTATGAGGCTGATTGCGAATAAGGAGCTCCGGGAAGGGTTCACCAAGCGGCTGTTCCACTCCGGCAGCCGCCATCAACAGGAGCTTGCCAGGTTCTATCAGCTGATTGAAGGGGAAGAGGCGTATTATGAAAAGGCTAATTGATCTGTCAGCCGCCATTCTACTGCTCATCCTGCTATCGCCCGTGATGCTGATAACGGTCATCTTAGTCCGCATCAAGCTCGGAAAACCCGTCCTGTTCAAGCAGGAGCGTCCGGGGCTTAACGGAAAGCCGTTCATCCTATTGAAGTTTCGTTCCATGACAGACGCCAAAGACGGTGACGGCGTGCTGTTATCCGACTATTTGCGGCTAACGAGCTTCGGCGTCTTCCTGAGGAAATACAGCTTGGATGAACTGCCGCAGCTCCTTAATGTATTGAAGGGCGAGATTAGCCTCGTCGGACCGAGGCCGCTCTTGATGGAGTATCTTCCCTTGTATTCGACCGAGCAAGCCAAGCGCCATCGTGTCAAGCCAGGCATAACCGGCTGGGCGCAGGTAAACGGACGAAATGCGATTACGTGGGAAGAGAAGTTCAAGCTGGATGTCTGGTATGCCGAGCATCAAAGCTTGCGGCTTGATTTGCGAATACTGCTGTTAACGTTCATGAGAATTGTGCGTCCGGCAGGAATCAGCAATGCGAACCATGCGACGATGCCGCCTTTTCGCGGGAACGACCGTCATTACGATGCTTGATTTGATCGCTACAGGTAGCGCTCGCCGCGCTCTCGTGTGCGAACAACTCTGGTTGGCGTTCCATAGGCTACGACGTAGGAGTCGATGGAGGACAGTACGGTAGAGCCGGCACCAATAACGGAATGTTCTCCAATCGTTATACCGTGGATCACAGAGGCTCCGAGCGAAAGAACGGAATACCGGCCGATACTAACCTGACCGCCGGTCGTCGCATTTGGAGCAAGCGACACAAAGTCGCCAACGCTGCTATCATGGTCGACTGAAGACTTCGTGTTTAAGATGCAATGCTTGCCAATATGGGTATCGCTGTTAATAACGGCGCCAGCCATAATGACCGTTCCTTCTCCGATGGTGACACCGCGTGCAATCGATGCTGAAGGGTGAACGCTTGTAATAAAACGAAATTGCGGTTGAATATTCATGATTCGCGCTGCTATTGAAGAGCGGACACAGTTATCCCCAATCGCGATGATGCCGCCGTCGATCTGACTGCGGTGGTCTTGGATATAATTCAGTCCTCCTAGAACTTCGTAGCCGTAAACATGTGTTCCGGGCGTCTTATTGTCATCGATTAATCCGATAATCGTATACTGCTTCGATTGTTCTAAGCTATCGATCACGACTTTGGCATGACCGCCGGAACCTATTACAACGATTCTATCCATATGAAACGCCCTTTCTACTGCCTGTGCAGCGGCTGTATTCGAATAAATAATCTTTATAGTATTCTAGCACATTGAAAGAAGATAAAACGACTATGAAGGAGATTTGGATGAGATACGATGGTATTGATTTGAAGCTCCTTCCCAGTGAGCTTAAGCTTCTGCTTTCCTTTATGAGAGCAGACTGTTCGGAGAGGATCATTCAATCCGAAATCGAGCAGGTTGCCGATGTGGACTGGGATCACTTTCTCCTTCTATCGAGACATCACCGTCTCGTCCCGTTCCTTCATCATCGCATGAAACAGCTCTCGTTAACGGGAATACCGCCCTATGTCCTGCAGACGATATCCCGCGAATACCGGAATAATACGCTGCAAATGATGCAGCTAAGCGGTGAGATGACCCAGGTGAGCAAGCAGCTAAGTGAAAGAGGCATACGTTCCATTATGCTCAAGGGTCCTGTGGTTGCAGTGGATCTATACGGGAGTCTTTCC carries:
- a CDS encoding glycosyltransferase, coding for MKKRLLFVTQYLHTGGAEKSLLTLLSELNYDKYEVDLLLFDHSGALFEQVPPMVNILPPLFDTFTVPLSKAIPILMKKGRFRLLAGRILASVLAGFSKGKGVGIRWAIYRHALRSLSGQYDVAISYLDFHCNYYVAEKVRARKKILYNHMDYGYSEQQGWPCPRMERKSFAKCDYIVTVADSAKLSLERYFPEYAPKMRVIRNRVSVDAVRRLAQEKADDCRFVGITLTTVARLGDEKGVMLALEACALLVKQGANIRWQIIGDGALRSELTMRAEELQLEGRFLLFGEQANPYPYMNASDIYIQPSKTEAHCIAVEEALALCRPVVVTDIPSFRHQIQDGETGIIVPVSPEGIAEGIMRLIANKELREGFTKRLFHSGSRHQQELARFYQLIEGEEAYYEKAN
- a CDS encoding sugar transferase, which gives rise to MKRLIDLSAAILLLILLSPVMLITVILVRIKLGKPVLFKQERPGLNGKPFILLKFRSMTDAKDGDGVLLSDYLRLTSFGVFLRKYSLDELPQLLNVLKGEISLVGPRPLLMEYLPLYSTEQAKRHRVKPGITGWAQVNGRNAITWEEKFKLDVWYAEHQSLRLDLRILLLTFMRIVRPAGISNANHATMPPFRGNDRHYDA
- a CDS encoding acetyltransferase, translating into MDRIVVIGSGGHAKVVIDSLEQSKQYTIIGLIDDNKTPGTHVYGYEVLGGLNYIQDHRSQIDGGIIAIGDNCVRSSIAARIMNIQPQFRFITSVHPSASIARGVTIGEGTVIMAGAVINSDTHIGKHCILNTKSSVDHDSSVGDFVSLAPNATTGGQVSIGRYSVLSLGASVIHGITIGEHSVIGAGSTVLSSIDSYVVAYGTPTRVVRTRERGERYL